A window from Drosophila nasuta strain 15112-1781.00 chromosome 3, ASM2355853v1, whole genome shotgun sequence encodes these proteins:
- the LOC132793589 gene encoding uncharacterized protein LOC132793589 encodes MEDIFSMECVPKEMQAITTLSELQSLPCEDVVDRVSQQTALEICKRSLDNLSAKHVELLSLWLTKLLKAYFRKKVCCIAAFKCLYVWFTKLKDEVTSENKTGCDNFYKLLTDALDFAGWAKGKLAKISERLGHATAYFLLSIVNTCLQQSIEKDMQALKEHETLAIKLHVTVLALLKEITKNANTIHARITPMLQQLIAITDFLYANMSHWNAFVNTSKTMINICKHYSNYADFSQSTPEWLRETLLHICDTALNIQELAKEDGSVEYLKVIQVYMIMLHNLLDCGVKHLDKTVLDSITLLLIGGEFLSSCDLHKEMPKQLLLLPYIMTVYGLIYKLEDFQNYLLQCLADQENKTNNYTKLCLNYTTTVVLDDAEITPLTIKVVQNLFEYLLKDSRNFVNAAHYDRMLQTFGSLLHISHSVALFKFFSAGIFQEDLMKQQVCADVLMLFFHLEETSKNWKSADIAQAAEYYRECNNSYAMFSQNTSQWHVQRMLKYFHMLERKEAPLFNLRNYNYLHCVSPRAEPDQRMWMMRLQRLLMLPFSDIEQYYEMLALMELLATDSNNWLHLLPDSVKNIINRGKCQLLRKVYFKLAFQSNQLTRKRLLQDAMPSQDNANNSWHLQKLLYAGQCSDDKEFKSLASMRTISADLLPILSALQLAQFSDQVASVPENNLYEWDYKRTEKHRCNFGGQKRKRSNQRKDLIRQIERNTNELLDYANEFDASDLQQLGQIIKNMNQFSLT; translated from the exons ATGGAAGATATATTTAGCATGGAATGCGTTCCAAAAGAAATGCAAGCCATCACAACGTTAAGCGAACTACAATCTTTACCCTGCGAAGATGTGGTCGATCGTGTTTCACAACAAACTGCGTTAGAAATTTGCAAACGCAGCTTGGATAATTTAAGCGCCAAGCATGTTGAACTATTAAGTCTTTGGCTAACTAAACTACTGAAAGCCTATTTTCGTAAAAAAGTTTGCTGCATTGCAGCTTTTAAATGCTTGTATGTATGGTTCACAAAGTTG AAAGATGAAGTGACTTCTGAGAATAAAACAGGATGTGACAATTTTTACAAACTTCTGACTGATGCACTGGACTTTGCTGGGTGGGCCAAAGGCAAGCTGGCAAAGATTAGCGAGCGTTTAGGACATGCAACAGCCTATTTTCTGCTTTCTATTGTCAACACTTGCTTGCAACAAAG TATTGAAAAGGATATGCAGGCGCTAAAGGAGCATGAGACACTAGCGATCAAACTGCATGTGACGGTTTTAGCTCTACTTAAAGAAATCAccaaaaatgcaaacacaataCATGCTCGCATTACACCGA TGCTGCAACAATTGATCGCGATCACGGACTTTCTTTACGCTAACATGTCACATTGGAACGCATTTGTTAATACGAGCAAAACAATGATAAACATTTGCAAACACTATTCCAATTATGCTGACTTCAGCCAATCGACGCCGGAATGGTTGCGGGAAAcacttttgcatatttgtgaCACAGCTTTGAATATTCAGGAATTGGCGAAAGAG GATGGATCGGTAGAGTATCTCAAAGTTATACAGGTTTATATGATAATGCTGCACAACCTATTGGATTGTGGTGTTAAGCATCTGGATAAGACCGTCTTGGATTCTATAACTCTGTTGTTGATTGGAGGAGAATT TCTATCATCTTGTGATCTACATAAGGAAATGCCAAAACAATTACTATTGTTGCCATATATAATGACAGTTTATGGGCTAATATATAAGCTTGAGGACTTTCAGAAT TATCTTTTGCAATGCCTGGCAGATCAGGAAAACAAGACTAATAATTACACTAAGTTGTGCTTGAATTATACAACAACGGTCGTCCTTGATGATGCGGAAATTACGCCACTTACAATTAAAGTAGTGCAGAACCTATTCGAGTATTTGCTGAAAG ATTCGCGGAATTTTGTGAATGCTGCACATTACGATCGAATGTTGCAAACATTTGGTAGTTTGTTGCATATCTCGCACTCTGTGGCGCTATTTAAATTCTTCTCGGCTGGAATTTTTCAAGAGGATCTGATGAAGCAACAAGTTTGTGCCGATGTGCTCATGCTATTCTTTCA CCTGGAAGAGACGAGTAAAAATTGGAAATCTGCTGATATTGCTCAGGCTGCAGAATATTACAGGGAATGTAATAATTCATATGCCATGTTCTCTCAGAATACAAGCCAATGGCATGTGCAACGCATgctcaaatattttcatatgcTAGAACGGAAGGAAGCGCCACTGTTTAATCTGAGAAACTATAATTATCTACATTGTGTGTCGCCAAGAGCTGAACCGGATCAGCGCATGTGGATGATGCGTCTGCAGCGTTTACTGATGTTGCCGTTTAGCGACATTGAACAATATTATGAAATG TTGGCCCTTATGGAACTATTGGCGACAGATTCGAATAACTGGTTGCACCTACTACCGGACAGCGTAAAGAATATAATCAATAGGGGCAAGTGTCAATTGCTTCGTAAAGTCTACTTCAAGCTGGCCTTCCAATCCAACCAACTTACTCGGAAACGTTTACTGCAGGATGCAATGCCTTCGCAGGATAATGCCAACAATAGCTGGCATTTGCAGAAATTGCTTTACGCCGGTCAGTGTAGTGATGACAAAGAGTTCAAGTCTTTGGCTAGCATGCGTACAATTTCCGCAGATCTGTTGCCCATATTGAGTGCATTGCAGTTAGCCCAGTTTAGTGATCAGGTCGCGTCAGTACCCGAAAACAATCTTTACGAATGGGATTATAAGCGCACTGAAAAACATCGTTGCAACTTTGGAGGCCAAAAGCGCAAACGTTCAAACCAGCGTAAGGACTTAATACGTCAAATTGAGCGAAATACAAATGAATTGTTAGACTATGCAAATGAATTCGATGCATCAGATTTGCAGCAGCTGGGACAAATTATTAAGAATATGAACCAATTTTCGCTGACATAG
- the LOC132793590 gene encoding solute carrier family 28 member 3: MAESPNPEEEDPKAAKRKKIIKLVLHVLFHIFFLAFFIWATVIYVLHDPNAKKCIRPEPEEVENTTTQVAITEGEEGVPATTLPAAEETTTEAPKQDDWQAHILCEFNWCTGYGFLLLMLLVFYAFWIYYWVFKPYIGQKLYDDKIEPGIDKWIEFSRKRLVSIVMLIVLLALVGIYLGFECRDDGRKAIGLLGPVVFILLGVLVSKSRRDIPWRVVVHGILGQLILGILCIRLQVGRDIFICAGKKVTRFLSFTEHGSRFVYGDRICDEFVFAFAILAVIFFFSVVTSVLYYLGAMQFILGAFGFFLQATVGTTVCESVNAVGNVFLGMSESPLMIRPYIKKLTKSELHCICTSGYATVAGTVLGAYISFGASAAFLITASVMAAPGALAFAKLFYPETEESQTKSDNIELEKSEDRSILDAAASGAANGVIIVLGIVSNIIAFLAIVYFFNAVTEWMFELVGHDDITFLYLLTKLFIPLVFIMGVPTHDCENVALVVAEKTIINEFVGYKTLGEMIREEKIDQRSAGIATFALCGFANPGSLGILIAALSAMAPDRRHDITMVALRAFLTGSIVSFTSASIAGILIQDHELDKLSKSLLDYIDDGDGSVRTYNLFNI; encoded by the exons ATGGCTGAGTCTCCGAACCCAGAGGAAGAAGATCCCAAAGCCGCAAAAAGGAAGAAAATCATTAAACTCGTGCTGCATGTTCTTTTCCACATCTTTTTTCTTGCCTTCTTTATATGGGCAACAGTTATATACGTTCTCCATG ATCCAAACGCAAAAAAGTGCATTAGACCTGAGCCAGAGGAAGTAGAGAATACAACAACTCAAGTCGCAATCACTGAAGGGGAAGAGGGAGTCCCAGCAACTACTCTTCCAGCCGCTGAAGAAACTACAACAGAAGCGCCGAAACAAGACGATTGGCAGGCACACATTCTGTGCGAGTTTAATTGGTGCACTGGCTACGGGTTCCTTCTCCTCATGCTACTTGTGTTTTATGCCTTTTGGATATATTATTGGGTTTTCAAGCCGTACATTGGACAGAAGCTGTACGACGATAAAATTGAGCCCGGCATTGACAAATGGATTGAGTTCAGTCGGAAACG CCTTGTCTCAATCGTAATGCTCATAGTACTCCTTGCTCTTGTTGGCATATATCTGGGATTTGAGTGTCGAGACGATGGAAGGAAGGCTATCGGCTTACTTGGCCCAGTTGTCTTCATATTATTGGGCGTTTTAGTTTCGAAGAGTCGTCGCGACATTCCCTGGCGTGTTGTTGTCCATGGCATACTTGGACAATTAATTCTGGGCATCCTGTGCATCCGTCTCCAAGTGGGTCGCGACATCTTCATTTGTGCCGGGAAAAAGGTCACACGATTTCTGTCATTCACCGAACATGGCTCACGATTCGTTTACGGTGACCGCATCTGTGATGAATTTGTCTTCGCCTTTGCCATTCTGGCGGTCATATTCTTCTTCAGCGTAGTCACATCAGTTCTGTACTATCTCGGCGCTATGCAGTTTATACTGGGTGCGTTTGGGTTTTTCCTGCAAGCCACGGTTGGAACTACAGTCTGTGAGAGTGTCAATGCCGTGGGCAATGTGTTTCTTGGCATGTCGGAGAGTCCATTGATGATCCGGCCTTATATCAAGAAGTTGACAAAAAGCGAATTGCACTGCATTTGCACATCGGGATATGCTACGGTTGCTGGAACTGTCCTGGGTGCTTATATATCATTTGGCGCCTCGGCTGCGTTTCTAATCACAGCCAGTGTTATGGCTGCACCTGGTGCCTTGGCATTCGCCAAACTTTTCTATCCCGAAACCGAAGAGTCGCAGACAAAGTCCGACAATATAGAGCTGGAAAAATC AGAAGATAGGTCGATTTTGGATGCAGCCGCCAGTGGGGCCGCAAATGGTGTCATAATTGTATTGGGTATTGTATCCAATATAATTGCTTTTCTGGCCATTGTGTACTTTTTCAATGCTGTCACCGAATGGATGTTTGAATTGGTTGGCCACGATGACATCACATTCTTATATCTGCTCACCAAATTATTCATACCACTTGTATTCATAATGGGTGTCCCGACGCATGATTGCGAGAATGTTGCCTTGGTGGTCGCTGAGAAAACCATAATCAATGAGTTTGTGGGTTACAAAACTCTAGGCGAAATGATCAGAGAGGAGAAAATTGAT CAACGCAGCGCAGGCATTGCTACCTTTGCCCTATGCGGTTTTGCCAATCCTGGATCTCTGGGCATTTTGATAGCTGCCTTGAGCGCTATGGCTCCAGATCGTCGCCACGACATCACAATGGTTGCTCTTCGTGCATTTTTAACTGGCAGCATTGTCAGCTTCACCTCTGCCTCTATTGCTg GTATCTTAATTCAAGATCACGAATTGGACAAATTGAGTAAATCGTTATTGGATTACATCGACGACGGGGATGGCAGTGTACGCACATATAATttgttcaatatttaa
- the LOC132793588 gene encoding LOW QUALITY PROTEIN: protein FAM13A (The sequence of the model RefSeq protein was modified relative to this genomic sequence to represent the inferred CDS: inserted 2 bases in 1 codon; deleted 1 base in 1 codon): MTPKIITYFLCGMRHPTTGLNEDDLSRLTGSSSSSTASCGSAASSSSSSTAAATQRQQQDPCDVVQLSSHQTDQQTSPRFNSTYLPEIINPLEWQKSRKRKERLDSCSATSQDRKLQRSNSEELLTEPEAPLNPANPTQTHCRQTHCEVIRRVSSEDFKRTASYASYCQEIERDSGVDLPPDSSEQQENNAALANLPQSVNIEATKDRARLDTSPARSQQHSPVRNGRQQQLQREASDDSECEHERRRSSERFCKSRQPPVRKSGVSKKPSTGGKYLPSRRDEQSAYKYDLSALKYERRGFISSKKQQQQQQQQQQQQTTAATLADHNDNNLIDFHQQQQQQQLQQQQQQTKRSASISPTPTTSSSCSSAGSDDSTPNATSXPPIKAKPPQRQQQTLNLTSAQESLPWVRGDEPAPMLSRRYAHSRHHAGGNIDAAAKLAKVMPYPQQQPKQAASVQLLSEDMDCLEPMDAVRAFSSLENMRTRDVMQQVVPAMMAFQTPEERVKAINRRVTALKKKLVQLEDSLEQRLGYRPSQAERLNDKYMKNALAELSKLRKERHELKTDPIAALGLKVGANVGGQGSGIAASHQDAAKKLERMKNTLCEIEQNLSEKRTQCRRPQQLEELTSDQLVQEKTAVQHGLLYFESLYGHPITKEERDAARSLYDRYRQLKRLVSRSIMFGGGSGVPELPTILEHEAMVFEATSTPLQYSSNNSTETTNSPSDSMAPNSTLNTQNASSDESTTTTTTTTTATEHTQAENIAALSLDQLWEQLERVRDEKTLLKATIREYESIFEEQNGRKMLKPDRKSLETETYAQYKEKKAKVRLLQALIKKHIGH; encoded by the exons ATGACGCCCAAgattattacatattttctg TGCGGCATGCGCCATCCCACAACTGGCCTTAACGAAGACGACCTAAGTCGTCTCACAGGTTCATCCTCCTCATCGACCGCGTCTTGCGGCAGCGCTgcctcatcatcgtcatcatccacggcagcggcaacgcaacgacaacagcaggaCCCGTGTGATGTCGTCCAGCTGTCGTCGCATCAAACGGATCAGCAGACATCGCCCCGCTTCAATTCCACATATCTACCCGAAATCATAAACCCCTTGGAATGGCAAAAGTCGCGCAAGCGCAAAGAGCGACTCGACAGCTGCTCGGCCACCAGTCAGGATCGCAAGCTACAGCGCAGCAACAGCGAGGAGCTGCTCACCGAACCGGAAGCACCCCTCAATCCGGCAAATCCCACACAGACGCATTGCCGTCAAACCCACTGCGAAGTCATTCGTCGCGTCTCCTCCGAGGATTTTAAACGCACAGCGAGCTATGCCAGCTACTGTCAGGAGATTGAGCGTGATTCTGGCGTCGATTTGCCACCCGACAGCAGCGAGCAGCAGGAGAATAATGCTGCACTCGCCAATCTGCCGCAAAGTGTCAATATCGAGGCCACCAAAGATCGTGCGCGTCTCGACACAAGTCCAGCCCGATCACAGCAACATTCGCCGGTGCGCAATGgacgccagcagcagctgcagcgtgAGGCGAGCGATGACAGCGAGTGTGAGCATGAGCGTCGTCGGAGCAGCGAACGCTTCTGCAAATCCCGCCAGCCGCCGGTGCGCAAATCTGGTGTGAGCAAGAAGCCCAGCACAGGTGGCAAGTATTTGCCATCGCGGCGTGACGAGCAGAGCGCTTATAAATATGATTTGTCAGCGCTTAAGTACGAGCGACGTGGCTTCATAAGCAgcaagaagcaacaacagcagcagcaacaacagcagcaacaacagacgacagcagcaactctTGCCGatcacaacgacaacaatctGATTGACttccatcagcagcagcaacagcagcagcttcaacagcagcagcaacagacaaAGCGCAGCGCCAGCATCTCGCCCACTCCGACCACCAGCAGCTCGTGCAGCTCAGCGGGCAGCGATGACAGCACTCCGAATGCCACCTC GCCCCCCATCAAAGCCAAGCCGCCGCAACGCCAGCAGCAGACATTGAACTTGACCTCTGCGCAGGAGTCGTTGCCTTGGGTGCGTGGCGATGAGCCAGCGCCGATGTTGAGTCGTCGCTATGCGCACTCGCGTCATCATGCCGGCGGCAACATCGATGCGGCTGCCAAGTTGGCCAAAGTCATGCCATATCCACAACAACAGCCGAAGCAGGCGGCAAGCGTGCAGCTGCTCAGCGAGGACATGGATTGCTTGGAGCCCATGGATGCGGTGCGTGCGTTCAGCTCGTTGGAGAATATGCGCACACGCGATGTGATGCAGCAGGTGGTGCCCGCTATGATGGCATTCCAGACGCCCGAGGAGCGAGTCAAGGCCATCAATCGTCGCGTGACGGCGTTG AAAAAGAAGCTGGTGCAGCTGGAGGATTCGCTGGAGCAACGTTTGGGCTATCGGCCATCGCAGGCGGAGCGTCTCAATGACAAGTACATGAAGAACGCGCTCGCCGAGCTGAGCAAGTTGCGCAAGGAGCGACACGAGCTTAAGACTGATCCCATTGCTGCGCTCGGGCTCAAAGTGGGCGCCAATGTTGGTGGCCAGGGCAGCGGGATTGCTGCCTCCCATCAGGATGCGGCCAAGAAGTTGGAGCGCATGAAGAACACACTTTGCGAAATCGAACAG AATCTCAGCGAGAAGCGAACGCAGTGTCGTCGGCCACAGCAGCTGGAGGAGCTGACATCCGATCAACTGGTGCAGGAGAAGACAGCCGTACAGCATGGACTGCTCTATTTCGAGAGTCTCTATGGCCATCCCATTACCAAGGAGGAACGCGATGCAGCGAGATCGCTGTATGATCGCTATCGACAGCTGAAGCGTTTGGTGTCGCGCAGCATCATGTTTGGTGGCGGCAGCGGAGTGCCGGAGCTGCCCACCATATTGGAGCACGAGGCTATGGTCTTTGAGGCAACATCAACACCGCTGCAGTATTCATCGAACAACAGCACTGAGACAACAAATTCACCCAGCGACTCAATGGCGCCAAATAGTACATTAAACACCCAGAATGCTTCCTCCGATGAGTCGaccaccacaacaacgacCACAACCACCGCCACCGAGCACACTCAGGCGGAGAACATTGCAGCGCTCAGTCTGGATCAGCTGTGGGAACAGCTGGAGCGTGTCCGAGATGAGAAGACGTTGCTCAAGGCAACCATACGCGAGTATGAGTCCATATTCGAAGAGCAGAATGGTCGCAAAATGCTAAAACCCGATCGCAAATCCCTCGAAACTGAAACCTATGCGCAGTACAAGGAGAAGAAGGCCAAGGTGCGTCTGCTGCAGGCGCTAATCAAGAAGCACATTGGACACTAG
- the LOC132793591 gene encoding solute carrier family 28 member 3: MANKTAPGTINNSYELDHSDPETAKEYNKTDFQLETLHEHDPLENGEIIAKKSKEPLPKWIKICIHLVTQGLIIAYFVYATYHYHDLNTYDCTWDGTLPLCGIRFCTGYGMLLLLLGFIYFGLFYYQIFKPKLGRMLHRNYLHPASIKWHKFSRTRVVSAVMIVILFVLLAIYLYFETRNEPRKLVSLVAPCFFILCGWIFSTKRSEIKWRIVITGITCQFLLGVFCIRWDVGRSIFECLGNKVATFLDYGVDGARFVFGDLLIDNNVFAFAILPVIFFFSFFINVLYYLGTMQWVVIKLGWILQAILGTTVCESVTAAANIFLGMSESPMLIRPYINKLTKSEIHSIMVSGFATVSGTVLAAYLSFGASPAHLITSSVMAAPATLAISKLYMPETEVSQTSSDTIQLEKSEDSSLLDAASSGASNAVPIVLGIIANIVAFVAFIAFLNGVVSWFGFLVGHEEIDFEWIFSKIFIPLAWSMGVPWEDCDIIAKVIATKTIINEFVAYERLGQYIENGDITARSAGIATFAICGFANPSSLGILIGSLSAMAPKRRSTITSVAVRAFVVGSIVCFISASFAGILIQEEEESYNYRQIFEKLGRRNQTI, translated from the exons CTTGAAACCCTGCATGAGCATGATCCTTTAGAAAATGGAGAGATTATTGCAAAGAAATCGAAGGAGCCGCTTCCCAAATGGATTAAAATTTGCATCCATTTGGTAACACAAGGCCTGATTATTGCTTACTTTGTTTATGCAACCTATCACTATCACGATTTGA ACACATATGATTGCACATGGGATGGCACATTGCCGCTATGTGGCATACGTTTCTGCACCGGCTACGGCATGCTTCTATTGCTGCTAGGATTCATCTACTTCGGCCTGTTCTACTATCAGATATTCAAGCCAAAACTTGGACGTATGCTGCACAGAAACTATCTGCATCCGGCGTCAATTAAATGGCACAAATTCAGCAGAACGCG CGTGGTGTCTGCGGTAATGATAGTCATACTGTTCGTCCTGCTGGCCATCTATCTGTACTTCGAGACCAGGAATGAGCCAAGGAAACTGGTGTCCTTGGTGGCGCCTTGCTTCTTCATACTCTGCGGCTGGATCTTCTCCACGAAACGCAGCGAAATCAAATGGCGCATTGTGATCACTGGCATCACGTGCCAATTTCTGCTCGGCGTCTTTTGCATACGCTGGGATGTGGGTCGAAGTATCTTCGAGTGTCTGGGCAACAAGGTGGCCACATTTTTGGATTATGGCGTCGACGGTGCACGCTTTGTGTTTGGCGATCTCCTGATCGATAACAAtgtctttgcctttgccatATTGCCGGTGATATTCTTCTTCAGCTTCTTCATCAATGTGCTCTACTATCTGGGCACCATGCAATGGGTGGTCATCAAGCTGGGCTGGATCCTGCAGGCGATACTGGGCACAACCGTCTGTGAAAGCGTCACGGCTGCGGCCAACATCTTTCTCGGCATGTCCGAGAGTCCAATGCTCATTCGGCCCTACATCAATAAGCTAACCAAGAGTGAAATACACAGCATCATGGTGTCGGGCTTTGCCACCGTATCTGGCACAGTGTTGGCTGCGTATTTGTCCTTTGGCGCATCGCCTGCGCATTTGATTACATCCTCTGTGATGGCGGCACCTGCCACACTGGCCATCTCCAAGTTGTACATGCCCGAGACGGAAGTGAGTCAGACCTCAAGTGATACGATACAGCTGGAAAAATC TGAGGATTCGTCGCTGCTGGATGCCGCTTCGAGTGGCGCCTCCAATGCTGTGCCCATTGTGCTGGGCATTATTGCCAACATTGTGGCATTTGTGGCATTCATTGCATTCCTCAATGGCGTTGTCAGCTGGTTTGGCTTCCTCGTCGGCCATGAGGAGATCGACTTTGAGTGGATATTCTCCAAGATCTTTATACCGCTTGCCTGGTCCATGGGTGTGCCATGGGAGGACTGCGATATCATAGCTAAAGTGATTGCCACCAAGACGATCATCAATGAGTTTGTGGCCTACGAACGTCTGGGCCAGTACATTGAAAACGGTGATATTACC GCTCGCAGTGCTGGCATTGCCACATTCGCCATCTGTGGCTTCGCCAATCCCAGTTCCCTGGGCATTCTCATCGGATCGCTAAGTGCCATGGCCCCAAAACGTCGGAGCACAATCACCTCGGTGGCAGTCAGAGCCTTCGTTGTGGGCAGTATCGTTTGCTTCATCTCGGCTAGTTTTGCAG GCATTTTGATACAGGAGGAGGAAGAAAGTTATAATTATAGGCAAATATTTGAGAAATTGGGGCGCAGAAATCAAACCATTTAA